One window from the genome of Garra rufa chromosome 1, GarRuf1.0, whole genome shotgun sequence encodes:
- the itga3a gene encoding integrin alpha-3: MSAFHRQGLCKNTVVLLFVLSAARCCKAFNLDVRFPVVKEGKTAGSLFGLSVALHEQVVKEKRHLLLVGAPKEKAESGVEANETGDVYACPITADRKDCRRLNLLNSNSDDIPDKENFKVDGMWLGVSIASQSQPGGRVLACGHRYIRNFETNFRMIGKCYVRGNDLQYNRTDSQWQSYSEMCNPRDDQTSEGMCLAGMSAAITQTEIFLGAPGCFNWQGNTFSQWHNPDDEFDEVKSKLPNLNRGNIYIGYSIAVAQDVLSKDKDTVVTGAPRDKAVGSVTLAEVYKTGVSREVGIKDTLMGEQVGSYFGSSVAVVDLNNDGWKDLIVGAAFYFDRKKDEGGAVYVYMNQNGSFRHKADMVLTGPRGSAFGMAVVAIGDVNQDGFQDFAVGAPYHSTGRVSIWMGSKTSISQTPNQVIDGKDIPGGGFQTFGYSISGGMDVDRNSYPDIAVGSLDDRVVLLRARPVIHLKNSFTVTPAVISLEDCDACIEAKVCFSYTFSTGSSSSQKSITFQYTVEADQQSSRSPRVRFLDNKDGKYTGKMSVNPSGDCRSLKLELASKTIQDKVAPIVFLLSVSLVEPPPSGGQTLEDLSAFPVISQKDALTGRAEIHIQKACGLDNKCESNLQMTAAFTDEQNKPFPTRDGHQVFHYTTDIKKLKLMVNVSNVPSQDRKGEDAYGALLNVTIPTSLSFSSLNPKNLNVELTPGVPYLLCTLGDPFKSNQRVEIEITFETTGITIDMLEIQTELELSTWSDQNDLRPLLRQLMVEYVLQPIFNIPVPQFRTEFSGKVIGESAMKSTGDIGSPVEFNLTVSLPGKPLGNLGSLEVVFQWPYAVANQKWLLYLSEIQMTGSSKPFCVPENNIVNPLNLTVSERKTKRMKRDEASLESEQSEPQALPNPRAVQRKPPANLNCDTGSALCQTFTCSLLGMDTSANLTVRARVWNSTMLEDYNGARVLVFGSATLSLKTDKPTIKMSNYSREFTVAIDPAEAEELQYEVPQWIIIVSALAGVILLGLIVIFLWKCGFFKRANTRELYEAKAQKAEMKTQPSENDRLTEED; this comes from the exons ACTTCTTgtaggagcaccgaaggagaaaGCAGAGTCGGGAGTGGAGGCCAATGAAACTGGAGATGTATATGCCTGTCCAATCACTGCAGACCGCAAAGACTGCAGAAGACTAAACCTTCTCAACTCAA ATTCTGATGACATACCAGACAAAGAAAATTTTAAGGTGGATGGGATGTGGCTAGGCGTGTCGATAGCCAGTCAGAGTCAACCAGGGGGGCGTGTACTG GCATGTGGCCATCGCTATATACGGAACTTTGAAACCAACTTTCGGATGATTGGGAAGTGCTATGTTCGCGGAAATGATTTACAGTATAACAGAACAGACTCTCAATGGCAGTCATACAGTGAGATGTGTAACCCCAGAGATGATCAGACGAGTGAAGGCATGTGTCTTGCTGGAATGTCGGCTGCCATCACTCAAACGGAGATCTTCCTGGGTGCACCTGGATGCTTTAACTGGCAAG GAAATACATTTTCACAGTGGCACAACCCTGATGATGAGTTTGATGAAGTCAAGAGCAAGCTTCCAAATTTAAATAGAGGAAATATTTACATCG GTTATTCTATAGCTGTGGCTCAAGATGTGCTAAGCAAAGACAAAGACACAGTGGTAACAGGAGCTCCAAGAGATAAAGCCGTAGGATCTGTGACGTTGGCTGAAGTTTACAAAACTGGTGTCAGTAGGGAAGTTGGAATTAAAGACACTCTCATGGGGGAACAAGTTGGATCCTATTTTGGCAGCAGCGTTGCTGTTGTTGACCTCAACAATGATGG TTGGAAGGATCTGATTGTTGGAGCCGCTTTCTATTTCGACCGGAAAAAAGACGAAGGCGGGGCAGTTTATGTCTATATGAACCAGAACGGGTCTTTTCGTCACAAAGCTGACATGGTCCTCACTGGGCCTAGGGGCTCAGCTTTTGGCATGGCTGTTGTTGCTATTGGTGATGTTAACCAGGATGGTTTTCAGG ATTTTGCTGTTGGTGCGCCATATCACAGTACAGGCAGAGTATCTATATGGATGGGCAGCAAAACAAGTATTTCTCAAACGCCTAATCAG GTCATTGATGGAAAAGATATCCCAGGTGGTGGATTCCAAACATTTGGCTATTCCATCAGTGGTGGCATGGATGTGGACAGGAACAGTTACCCAGACATAGCAGTTGGATCATTAGATGATCGCGTGGTTTTGCTAAG AGCACGTCCTGTGATTCACCTGAAGAATTCTTTCACTGTGACACCAGCGGTTATCAGCCTAGAAGACTGTGATGCCTG TATTGAAGCAAAAGTCTGTTTCTCCTACACATTCAGCACTGGCAGTTCCAGCTCCCAGAAGAGTATTA CTTTTCAATATACGGTGGAAGCCGATCAGCAATCGTCTCGGAGCCCTCGTGTTCGTTTCCTTGACAACAAAGATGGCAAATACACTGGCAAAATGTCTGTTAATCCGTCTGGAGATTGTCGTTCTTTGAAACTCGAGCTTGCG TCCAAGACGATCCAAGACAAGGTTGCTCCGATAGTTTTCCTGCTGAGTGTGTCTTTGGTGGAGCCTCCTCCCTCAGGCGGGCAGACGTTGGAAGACCTCAGTGCTTTTCCTGTGATCAGCCAAAAAGACGCTCTGACTGGCAGAGCTGAG ATACACATTCAGAAAGCCTGTGGATTAGATAACAAATGTGAGAGCAACCTTCAGATGACGGCTGCATTCACAGATGAGCAGAACAAGCCGTTCCCCAC GCGCGACGGCCACCAGGTTTTCCACTACACTACTGACATAAAGAAGCTGAAGTTGATGGTGAATGTGTCCAATGTTCCATCACAGGACAGGAAAGGAGAAGACGCTTACGGTGCTCTTCTAAATGTCACCATTCCCACCTCGCTCAGCTTCTCCAGCCTAAACCCCAAG AACTTGAATGTTGAATTGACTCCAGGGGTGCCTTATCTTCTGTGTACACTGGGGGACCCCTTCAAAAGCAATCAGAGG GTGGAGATTGAGATCACCTTTGAAACGACAGGAATCACAATAGACATGCTGGAGATTCAGACTGAGCTGGAGCTCTCAAC GTGGAGCGATCAGAATGATCTACGGCCCCTGTTGAGGCAGCTGATGGTGGAGTACGTCCTACAGCCCATCTTTAATAT acCTGTTCCTCAGTTTAGGACAGAATTCAGTGGAAAAGTAATAGGAGAATCAGCCATGAAAAGTACCGGTGACATTGGAAGCCCTGTGGAATTCAACTTGACG GTGTCTCTTCCTGGAAAACCTCTGGGAAATCTTGGGTCTCTGGAAGTGGTCTTTCAGTGGCCTTATGCTGTGGCTAATCAGAAGTGGCTGCTTTATCTGTCAGAGATTCAGATGACAGGATCCTCCAAGCCATTCTGTGTCCCTGAAAATAACATCGTAAACCCCCTTAATCTCACT GTGTCAGAGCGCAAGACTAAAAGGATGAAAAGAGACGAGGCCTCTTTAGAGTCTGAACAGTCTGAACCGCAGGCCCTCCCGAACCCGCGGGCCGTCCAGAGGAAACCGCCTGCCAACCTG AACTGTGACACGGGGAGTGCCCTCTGTCAgacattcacctgctccttgctTGGCATGGACACCTCGGCCAATCTCACGGTCAGAGCACGCGTGTGGAACAGCACGATGCTTGAG GACTACAATGGTGCAAGAGTGCTTGTGTTTGGTAGTGCTACACTGAGTCTAAAAACAGACAAACCAACCATCAAGATGAGCAATTACAGCCGTGAG TTTACAGTAGCTATAGACCCTGCAGAGGCAGAAGAGCTTCAGTATGAAGTGCCTCAGTGGATAATCATTGTGTCCGCGTTGGCAGGAGTGATTCTGCTGGGTCTGATTGTCATTTTCCTGTGGAAG TGCGGTTTCTTCAAGAGGGCCAACACCAGAGAGCTTTATGAGGCCAAGGCCCAGAAAGCAGAAATGAAAACACAGCCATCTGAAAATGACCGCCTTACAGAGGAGGACTGA